The proteins below are encoded in one region of Ornithinimicrobium avium:
- a CDS encoding coiled-coil domain-containing protein produces MALEVTVTGSPTGGLKVIRYIPAIRPCRLEGRNGIGKSALIRLLVLLSGQQPYLDEPASWASMRRLVGPITITFRGLAGAASEASVRLTPNLWPERPAERIGDWVGELTLDGEATPVAELFDLLDVVHLSGTERLADTLSQQTGRLHRSLSVVNARLGCLYDARADLGELAERLVQASPAQDAADRARRKAAQEQLTDIADRLDRARPFADDLTEASMFAAMVEGGSVAEHQEKLKGLQQQLEEAHERVRLAEEAQVKALAELSQGNQVQKAIATRERRVQTLERNLTKQLARLSELAPRLEAAGLPSDAESLGPRQLQTLDRAIEAAASRQYRIHLAAASSHRTREENQLVDDVRVVLDDAVGSGLSETVLARVHDVDITVQGLRSGLGYLPVADSDLEELTAANRELAELREVADLYAKREKANRDRDELLEEMQQLDPDAADHDELRKRASNARTELDDATAAVRALNMRIGAMSRGVLGDDGEVIDFAARLTEILEQHSVEADQLQPALSAALMEVATLTQEASETEARIEELARSEQRRRRMRSSLRREAASDPDTAWLGELANKVNGAQRATTRSAEDMAEDSLTDDDWPDATWQGLANHVCQFKDTMDRLVAAVGGLEAIAARPISALAATPMDSAVKAVVEEEALRELSARPIVDALFDGGALTRVSLEEGESTITWHTPEGESRTRPMSAFSSGQQALGFMRARLQQVADEAHENRLVFLDEFGAFISAEQRRPLADLLTSSELQALTDQVVVVLPLQADYGGELDQTTGELHTQYERRARDVDAHGYFTEKFQG; encoded by the coding sequence ATGGCGCTTGAGGTCACAGTCACCGGCTCTCCCACCGGTGGACTGAAGGTCATCAGATACATCCCCGCGATCCGCCCTTGTCGACTCGAAGGCCGCAACGGGATCGGGAAGTCAGCGTTAATTCGCCTCCTAGTGCTTCTCAGCGGGCAGCAGCCCTACCTCGACGAGCCCGCGTCGTGGGCGTCGATGCGACGACTGGTTGGACCGATCACGATCACGTTCCGCGGCCTCGCAGGTGCCGCGTCGGAGGCAAGTGTCCGGCTGACTCCCAACCTTTGGCCCGAGCGTCCTGCCGAGAGGATCGGCGACTGGGTGGGAGAGCTCACGCTGGACGGTGAGGCAACGCCCGTGGCCGAGTTGTTCGACCTCCTCGATGTGGTCCATTTGTCGGGAACCGAGCGCCTTGCGGACACGCTCTCGCAGCAGACCGGCCGTCTCCACAGGTCGCTCAGCGTGGTGAACGCACGCCTGGGCTGCCTTTACGACGCGCGAGCCGACCTGGGTGAGCTGGCCGAGCGTCTGGTGCAGGCGTCGCCTGCACAGGACGCCGCCGACCGCGCCCGCCGCAAGGCGGCACAGGAGCAGCTGACCGACATCGCTGATCGCCTCGACCGCGCACGGCCATTCGCTGATGACCTCACCGAGGCAAGCATGTTTGCCGCGATGGTTGAGGGCGGCAGTGTCGCCGAACACCAAGAGAAGCTGAAGGGCCTCCAACAGCAACTGGAGGAGGCGCACGAGCGTGTACGGCTGGCAGAAGAAGCGCAGGTCAAGGCTCTTGCCGAGCTCAGCCAAGGCAACCAGGTGCAGAAGGCGATTGCCACACGGGAGCGGCGGGTGCAAACACTTGAACGCAACCTCACCAAGCAGCTGGCCCGGCTCTCGGAACTCGCGCCACGACTGGAGGCTGCAGGCCTGCCCTCGGACGCGGAGTCCCTGGGCCCTCGCCAACTACAGACACTCGACCGGGCGATCGAGGCTGCTGCTAGTCGCCAGTACAGGATCCACCTCGCGGCCGCCAGTTCGCACCGCACCCGCGAAGAGAACCAGCTCGTCGACGACGTGCGTGTTGTGCTTGACGACGCGGTCGGGTCCGGGCTCTCCGAAACAGTTCTGGCGCGGGTTCATGACGTTGACATCACCGTCCAAGGGCTACGCTCTGGACTGGGTTATCTGCCCGTCGCGGACAGCGATCTGGAGGAGCTCACTGCAGCCAACCGCGAGCTCGCCGAGCTGCGTGAAGTCGCCGACCTGTACGCGAAGCGCGAGAAGGCCAACCGGGATCGTGACGAGCTGCTCGAGGAGATGCAACAGCTCGACCCGGACGCTGCCGACCATGATGAGCTCCGCAAGCGCGCCTCCAACGCCCGGACGGAGCTTGACGACGCCACCGCTGCCGTCCGCGCCCTCAACATGCGCATCGGCGCGATGAGCCGGGGGGTACTCGGTGACGACGGCGAGGTGATCGACTTCGCGGCTCGACTGACGGAGATCCTCGAGCAGCACAGCGTGGAAGCAGACCAACTGCAGCCGGCACTGTCGGCGGCGCTTATGGAAGTGGCGACGCTGACCCAGGAGGCAAGCGAGACCGAGGCTCGCATTGAGGAACTCGCCCGCAGCGAGCAACGTCGACGCCGCATGCGAAGCTCGCTGAGACGCGAAGCCGCCTCCGACCCGGACACGGCATGGCTAGGCGAACTCGCCAACAAGGTCAACGGAGCACAAAGGGCGACTACTCGTTCGGCCGAGGACATGGCTGAGGATTCATTAACGGACGACGACTGGCCGGACGCCACTTGGCAAGGTCTGGCCAACCATGTGTGCCAGTTTAAGGACACCATGGATCGTCTCGTCGCCGCTGTCGGCGGACTTGAGGCCATCGCGGCTCGCCCCATCTCGGCGCTCGCTGCCACGCCGATGGACTCGGCGGTCAAGGCGGTGGTTGAGGAAGAGGCCCTCCGAGAACTATCCGCGCGGCCGATCGTCGACGCGCTGTTCGATGGTGGGGCGCTGACGCGGGTGAGCTTGGAGGAGGGCGAGTCGACCATCACATGGCACACGCCGGAGGGTGAGTCGCGCACGCGACCGATGTCCGCGTTCTCCTCAGGTCAGCAGGCGCTGGGATTCATGCGTGCGAGGCTTCAGCAGGTCGCCGACGAGGCCCACGAGAACCGCTTGGTGTTCCTAGACGAGTTCGGTGCATTTATCTCCGCTGAACAGCGCCGGCCGCTTGCTGATCTGCTCACTAGCAGCGAGTTGCAGGCGTTGACGGACCAAGTCGTCGTTGTGCTGCCGCTGCAGGCTGACTATGGGGGCGAACTGGACCAGACCACCGGAGAGCTGCACACCCAGTACGAGCGCCGAGCCCGCGACGTCGATGCGCATGGCTACTTCACGGAGAAGTTCCAGGGATGA
- a CDS encoding SIR2 family protein, giving the protein MIVPPGLDLLARLIRDHRADRGGGPALIPCLHEELDEDIPLLLAGAQREGGHLYFLSRPEEEWEWPNGPVHTDRRDVVEGMLADAGEALPGQVIIELDVSGRVVVRLKGHSAPLEPSLVPILRAAAVAASAAYDEFDFVILTTGIATTDARRRMLLWNLLTISPLSLGLKDRPKTIVPMVGSTLDPTYDYRRLPYLRYVVRWDRVIQRSQVGRAQEIKAIAGIGPSSGPVVLFLGAGASSSAGIRLGNHYRDIALAELVGDHLEGREAAEAFYDLLRDRGHFLTGEGENRDVLVTGLTLERVLLETFNSQGFRPRADSKVIQNLIADCANALQFIRPGRRALRGLAEALRGELIIMTVNFDQLVEDGLPVDHSVFFRHEDYEDTARIDDLLAYAAGDATKPLPVLKLHGSIEDPESLIATIDTTSAGLHGDVISALNKLLDATDKPLRWVWVGCSMRDRDMNRWLTGLGSGRLDEWWVDPMPGESLNHYYTEVREAQWRGVGLKLEDRVIVDSADGFLQDLMKQIEQR; this is encoded by the coding sequence GTGATCGTCCCTCCGGGCCTGGACCTGCTCGCCCGCCTGATACGCGACCACCGCGCCGACCGAGGCGGAGGACCGGCACTCATCCCGTGTCTGCACGAGGAGCTCGACGAGGACATCCCACTGCTGCTAGCCGGAGCCCAAAGAGAAGGCGGACACCTGTACTTCCTCAGCCGTCCCGAAGAAGAGTGGGAATGGCCCAATGGTCCCGTCCACACTGATCGGCGCGACGTGGTCGAAGGCATGCTGGCCGATGCCGGCGAAGCATTGCCTGGGCAGGTGATCATTGAGCTCGACGTCAGCGGTCGGGTCGTGGTTCGACTGAAGGGGCACAGCGCCCCGCTGGAGCCGTCGTTGGTGCCCATCTTGCGCGCTGCAGCTGTGGCAGCTAGCGCCGCCTACGACGAGTTCGACTTCGTCATCCTGACGACCGGTATCGCCACCACCGACGCCCGCCGCCGGATGCTCCTGTGGAACCTGCTCACCATCTCACCCCTGAGCTTAGGGCTGAAGGATCGCCCAAAGACCATAGTCCCGATGGTGGGTAGCACTCTTGATCCCACCTACGATTATCGTCGCCTTCCTTACCTGCGATATGTGGTGCGGTGGGACCGGGTCATTCAGAGATCGCAGGTGGGACGGGCGCAGGAGATTAAAGCGATCGCCGGCATCGGTCCTAGCTCCGGTCCTGTGGTTTTGTTCCTCGGCGCGGGGGCATCCTCCTCGGCTGGCATCCGGCTCGGGAACCACTACCGTGACATTGCACTTGCTGAACTTGTCGGGGACCATCTAGAAGGCCGTGAAGCGGCAGAAGCGTTCTACGACCTGCTGCGTGACCGTGGCCACTTCCTCACCGGTGAGGGCGAGAACAGGGACGTTTTAGTCACTGGGCTGACGCTGGAGCGTGTGCTTCTCGAGACATTCAACTCCCAAGGTTTCCGGCCGCGCGCGGACTCCAAGGTGATTCAGAACCTTATCGCGGACTGTGCCAACGCGTTGCAGTTCATTCGCCCGGGGCGACGCGCGCTACGCGGGCTGGCCGAAGCCTTGAGAGGCGAGTTGATCATCATGACTGTCAACTTCGATCAGCTGGTCGAGGACGGGCTCCCAGTGGACCACAGTGTCTTCTTCCGGCACGAGGACTATGAGGACACGGCGCGCATTGACGACCTCCTGGCTTATGCCGCCGGAGACGCCACCAAGCCCCTGCCGGTCTTGAAACTCCACGGATCGATCGAGGACCCAGAGTCCCTCATCGCCACTATAGATACGACCTCTGCAGGGCTCCACGGCGACGTGATCTCGGCGCTCAACAAGTTGCTCGACGCGACGGACAAGCCGCTGCGATGGGTATGGGTCGGGTGCAGTATGCGCGACCGGGACATGAACCGGTGGCTGACCGGTCTGGGATCTGGGCGGCTCGACGAGTGGTGGGTCGATCCGATGCCAGGAGAATCATTAAATCACTACTACACCGAGGTCCGCGAAGCTCAGTGGAGAGGCGTGGGGTTGAAGCTCGAGGACCGGGTGATCGTGGATAGCGCGGACGGCTTCTTGCAGGACCTTATGAAGCAGATAGAGCAGCGATAA